The Symphalangus syndactylus isolate Jambi chromosome 11, NHGRI_mSymSyn1-v2.1_pri, whole genome shotgun sequence genome contains a region encoding:
- the TNFAIP8 gene encoding tumor necrosis factor alpha-induced protein 8 isoform X6, protein MATDVFNSKNLAVQAQKKILGKMVSKSIATTLIDDTSSEVLDELYRVTREYTQSKKEAEKIIKNLIKTVIKLAILYRNNQFNQDELALMEKFKKKVHQLAMTVVSFHQVDYTFDRNVLSRLLNECREMLHQIIQRHLTAKSHGRVNNVFDHFSDCEFLAALYNPFGNFKPHLQKLCDGINKMLDEENI, encoded by the coding sequence tggCCACAGATGTCTTTAATTCCAAAAACCTGGCCGTTCAGGCACAAAAGAAGATCTTGGGTAAAATGGTGTCCAAATCCATTGCCACCACCTTAATAGATGACACGAGTAGTGAGGTGCTGGATGAGCTCTACAGAGTGACCAGGGAGTACACCCAAAGcaagaaggaggcagagaagaTCATCAAGAACCTCATCAAGACAGTCATCAAGCTGGCCATTCTTTATAGGAATAATCAGTTTAATCAAGATGAGCTAGCATTGATGGAGAAATTTAAGAAGAAAGTTCATCAACTTGCTATGACCGTGGTCAGTTTCCATCAGGTGGATTATACCTTTGACCGGAATGTGTTATCCAGGCTGTTAAATGAATGCAGAGAGATGCTGCACCAAATCATTCAGCGTCACCTCACTGCCAAGTCACACGGACGGGTTAATAATGTCTTTGATCATTTTTCAGATTGTGAATTTTTGGCTGCCTTGTATAATCCTTTTGGGAATTTTAAACCCCACTTACAAAAACTATGTGATGGTATCAACAAAATGTTGGATGAAGAAAACATATGA
- the TNFAIP8 gene encoding tumor necrosis factor alpha-induced protein 8 isoform X5 has protein sequence MHSEAEESKEVATDVFNSKNLAVQAQKKILGKMVSKSIATTLIDDTSSEVLDELYRVTREYTQSKKEAEKIIKNLIKTVIKLAILYRNNQFNQDELALMEKFKKKVHQLAMTVVSFHQVDYTFDRNVLSRLLNECREMLHQIIQRHLTAKSHGRVNNVFDHFSDCEFLAALYNPFGNFKPHLQKLCDGINKMLDEENI, from the coding sequence tggCCACAGATGTCTTTAATTCCAAAAACCTGGCCGTTCAGGCACAAAAGAAGATCTTGGGTAAAATGGTGTCCAAATCCATTGCCACCACCTTAATAGATGACACGAGTAGTGAGGTGCTGGATGAGCTCTACAGAGTGACCAGGGAGTACACCCAAAGcaagaaggaggcagagaagaTCATCAAGAACCTCATCAAGACAGTCATCAAGCTGGCCATTCTTTATAGGAATAATCAGTTTAATCAAGATGAGCTAGCATTGATGGAGAAATTTAAGAAGAAAGTTCATCAACTTGCTATGACCGTGGTCAGTTTCCATCAGGTGGATTATACCTTTGACCGGAATGTGTTATCCAGGCTGTTAAATGAATGCAGAGAGATGCTGCACCAAATCATTCAGCGTCACCTCACTGCCAAGTCACACGGACGGGTTAATAATGTCTTTGATCATTTTTCAGATTGTGAATTTTTGGCTGCCTTGTATAATCCTTTTGGGAATTTTAAACCCCACTTACAAAAACTATGTGATGGTATCAACAAAATGTTGGATGAAGAAAACATATGA
- the TNFAIP8 gene encoding tumor necrosis factor alpha-induced protein 8 isoform X4 produces MSKQPRLLLLCKVATDVFNSKNLAVQAQKKILGKMVSKSIATTLIDDTSSEVLDELYRVTREYTQSKKEAEKIIKNLIKTVIKLAILYRNNQFNQDELALMEKFKKKVHQLAMTVVSFHQVDYTFDRNVLSRLLNECREMLHQIIQRHLTAKSHGRVNNVFDHFSDCEFLAALYNPFGNFKPHLQKLCDGINKMLDEENI; encoded by the coding sequence tggCCACAGATGTCTTTAATTCCAAAAACCTGGCCGTTCAGGCACAAAAGAAGATCTTGGGTAAAATGGTGTCCAAATCCATTGCCACCACCTTAATAGATGACACGAGTAGTGAGGTGCTGGATGAGCTCTACAGAGTGACCAGGGAGTACACCCAAAGcaagaaggaggcagagaagaTCATCAAGAACCTCATCAAGACAGTCATCAAGCTGGCCATTCTTTATAGGAATAATCAGTTTAATCAAGATGAGCTAGCATTGATGGAGAAATTTAAGAAGAAAGTTCATCAACTTGCTATGACCGTGGTCAGTTTCCATCAGGTGGATTATACCTTTGACCGGAATGTGTTATCCAGGCTGTTAAATGAATGCAGAGAGATGCTGCACCAAATCATTCAGCGTCACCTCACTGCCAAGTCACACGGACGGGTTAATAATGTCTTTGATCATTTTTCAGATTGTGAATTTTTGGCTGCCTTGTATAATCCTTTTGGGAATTTTAAACCCCACTTACAAAAACTATGTGATGGTATCAACAAAATGTTGGATGAAGAAAACATATGA
- the TNFAIP8 gene encoding tumor necrosis factor alpha-induced protein 8 isoform X2, giving the protein MQMEVRMGEAQMRRQQNSAMATDVFNSKNLAVQAQKKILGKMVSKSIATTLIDDTSSEVLDELYRVTREYTQSKKEAEKIIKNLIKTVIKLAILYRNNQFNQDELALMEKFKKKVHQLAMTVVSFHQVDYTFDRNVLSRLLNECREMLHQIIQRHLTAKSHGRVNNVFDHFSDCEFLAALYNPFGNFKPHLQKLCDGINKMLDEENI; this is encoded by the coding sequence tggCCACAGATGTCTTTAATTCCAAAAACCTGGCCGTTCAGGCACAAAAGAAGATCTTGGGTAAAATGGTGTCCAAATCCATTGCCACCACCTTAATAGATGACACGAGTAGTGAGGTGCTGGATGAGCTCTACAGAGTGACCAGGGAGTACACCCAAAGcaagaaggaggcagagaagaTCATCAAGAACCTCATCAAGACAGTCATCAAGCTGGCCATTCTTTATAGGAATAATCAGTTTAATCAAGATGAGCTAGCATTGATGGAGAAATTTAAGAAGAAAGTTCATCAACTTGCTATGACCGTGGTCAGTTTCCATCAGGTGGATTATACCTTTGACCGGAATGTGTTATCCAGGCTGTTAAATGAATGCAGAGAGATGCTGCACCAAATCATTCAGCGTCACCTCACTGCCAAGTCACACGGACGGGTTAATAATGTCTTTGATCATTTTTCAGATTGTGAATTTTTGGCTGCCTTGTATAATCCTTTTGGGAATTTTAAACCCCACTTACAAAAACTATGTGATGGTATCAACAAAATGTTGGATGAAGAAAACATATGA
- the TNFAIP8 gene encoding tumor necrosis factor alpha-induced protein 8 isoform X3, with protein sequence MAKGGDTETEREGVATDVFNSKNLAVQAQKKILGKMVSKSIATTLIDDTSSEVLDELYRVTREYTQSKKEAEKIIKNLIKTVIKLAILYRNNQFNQDELALMEKFKKKVHQLAMTVVSFHQVDYTFDRNVLSRLLNECREMLHQIIQRHLTAKSHGRVNNVFDHFSDCEFLAALYNPFGNFKPHLQKLCDGINKMLDEENI encoded by the exons aTGGCCAAGGGAggagatacagagacagagagggagggag tggCCACAGATGTCTTTAATTCCAAAAACCTGGCCGTTCAGGCACAAAAGAAGATCTTGGGTAAAATGGTGTCCAAATCCATTGCCACCACCTTAATAGATGACACGAGTAGTGAGGTGCTGGATGAGCTCTACAGAGTGACCAGGGAGTACACCCAAAGcaagaaggaggcagagaagaTCATCAAGAACCTCATCAAGACAGTCATCAAGCTGGCCATTCTTTATAGGAATAATCAGTTTAATCAAGATGAGCTAGCATTGATGGAGAAATTTAAGAAGAAAGTTCATCAACTTGCTATGACCGTGGTCAGTTTCCATCAGGTGGATTATACCTTTGACCGGAATGTGTTATCCAGGCTGTTAAATGAATGCAGAGAGATGCTGCACCAAATCATTCAGCGTCACCTCACTGCCAAGTCACACGGACGGGTTAATAATGTCTTTGATCATTTTTCAGATTGTGAATTTTTGGCTGCCTTGTATAATCCTTTTGGGAATTTTAAACCCCACTTACAAAAACTATGTGATGGTATCAACAAAATGTTGGATGAAGAAAACATATGA
- the TNFAIP8 gene encoding tumor necrosis factor alpha-induced protein 8 isoform X7 — MVSKSIATTLIDDTSSEVLDELYRVTREYTQSKKEAEKIIKNLIKTVIKLAILYRNNQFNQDELALMEKFKKKVHQLAMTVVSFHQVDYTFDRNVLSRLLNECREMLHQIIQRHLTAKSHGRVNNVFDHFSDCEFLAALYNPFGNFKPHLQKLCDGINKMLDEENI; from the coding sequence ATGGTGTCCAAATCCATTGCCACCACCTTAATAGATGACACGAGTAGTGAGGTGCTGGATGAGCTCTACAGAGTGACCAGGGAGTACACCCAAAGcaagaaggaggcagagaagaTCATCAAGAACCTCATCAAGACAGTCATCAAGCTGGCCATTCTTTATAGGAATAATCAGTTTAATCAAGATGAGCTAGCATTGATGGAGAAATTTAAGAAGAAAGTTCATCAACTTGCTATGACCGTGGTCAGTTTCCATCAGGTGGATTATACCTTTGACCGGAATGTGTTATCCAGGCTGTTAAATGAATGCAGAGAGATGCTGCACCAAATCATTCAGCGTCACCTCACTGCCAAGTCACACGGACGGGTTAATAATGTCTTTGATCATTTTTCAGATTGTGAATTTTTGGCTGCCTTGTATAATCCTTTTGGGAATTTTAAACCCCACTTACAAAAACTATGTGATGGTATCAACAAAATGTTGGATGAAGAAAACATATGA